The following coding sequences are from one Eucalyptus grandis isolate ANBG69807.140 chromosome 11, ASM1654582v1, whole genome shotgun sequence window:
- the LOC104426568 gene encoding NAC domain-containing protein 21/22 has protein sequence MGLRDIGATLPPGFRFYPSDEELVCHYLYRKIANEEVLKGSLVEVDLHTCEPWQLPEVAKLNATEWYFFSFRDRKYATGYRTNRATISGYWKATGKDRVVHDPSTQEVVGMRKTLVFYQNRAPNGIKTGWIMHEFRLESPHMPPKEDWVLCRVFYKSKEDNAINTLPSPHYTFKEATAASSAPSANFDTSHYISSPNQAFSCGMMTYPQVASLSSTSSSLLSHKPHSTPNLPHQSKGASTKLIDDGYGFMWDMNFGDNSLVGDALPSNLDDMSIDMDGGSVFL, from the exons ATGGGGTTGAGAGATATTGGGGCGACGCTGCCACCTGGGTTCAGATTTTATCCCAGTGATGAAGAGCTGGTGTGCCATTATCTGTACAGAAAGATTGCCAATGAGGAGGTGCTGAAGGGGAGTTTGGTTGAAGTCGATTTGCACACTTGCGAGCCATGGCAACTTCCTG AGGTGGCGAAGCTCAACGCGACCGAGTGGTACTTCTTCAGCTTCCGCGACCGCAAGTACGCCACCGGCTACCGGACCAACCGCGCGACGATATCAGGGTACTGGAAAGCCACGGGCAAGGACCGCGTGGTGCACGACCCGAGCACGCAGGAGGTCGTGGGGATGAGGAAGACACTGGTCTTTTACCAGAACAGGGCTCCTAATGGGATCAAGACCGGTTGGATCATGCACGAGTTTCGCTTGGAGTCCCCGCATATGCCTcccaag GAGGATTGGGTGTTGTGTAGAGTGTTCTACAAGAGCAAGGAAGATAACGCCATCAACACGTTGCCGAGCCCACACTACACGTTCAAGGAAGCAACGGCCGCATCATCAGCTCCATCGGCGAATTTCGACACGTCCCATTATATTTCCTCCCCGAATCAAGCCTTCTCTTGTGGGATGATGACCTACCCTCAGGTTGCTTCGTTGTCCTCAACGTCGTCGTCTCTCCTCAGCCACAAGCCCCACTCCACACCGAATCTTCCGCATCAGTCCAAGGGAGCAAGCACCAAGCTCATCGATGATGGTTACGGATTCATGTGGGACATGAACTTCGGAGACAACAGTTTGGTAGGAGATGCGTTGCCCTCGAACTTGGATGACATGAGCATTGACATGGACGGTGGCTCAGTTTTCCTCTAG